One genomic region from Nilaparvata lugens isolate BPH chromosome 3, ASM1435652v1, whole genome shotgun sequence encodes:
- the LOC120350176 gene encoding uncharacterized protein LOC120350176 produces MGLCWYCAALRLRWDCGRVGSLSFTHRALCCGRAVAVLLCITSFHCNHFITSVTEMDSDEEDVIIAVDAFIVLQDEEEETKRPKYWMHQLWKARDEDGEFHTIFSRLKSDPVKFSKYFRMILPKFENLSKILENDLTKQHSRWRRPVSPEERLALILKLKYLGSGNSQLSNQLQLIGSFDSELYYFSNIGSYMKVYGC; encoded by the coding sequence ATGGGACTGTGCTGGTACTGTGCTGCGTTGCGTTTGCGATGGGACTGCGGTCGTGTTGGGTCGCTATCATTCACACATAGGGCACTGTGCTGCGGCCGTGCTGTTGCTGTTTTGCTCTGTATTACGTCATTCCACTGCAATCACTTCATTACTTCAGTCACAGAGATGGATTCCGACGAAGAGGATGTCATTATAGCGGTTGATGCGTTTATTGtattacaagatgaagaagaagaaacaaagagGCCAAAATATTGGATGCACCAGTTGTGGAAAGCAAGAGATGAAGACGGAGAATTCCACACAATATTTTCGCGTCTTAAAAGCGACCCAGtgaaattttccaagtattttcGTATGATTTTACCGAAGTTCGAGAACCTTTCGAAAATACTTGAGAATGATTTAACAAAACAGCACTCGAGGTGGAGGCGGCCAGTTTCTCCAGAAGAAAGGTTGGCattgatattaaaattaaaatacctgggTTCAGGCAATTCACAACTGTCTAATCAGCTCCAGCTGATTGGCTCCTTCGACAGTGAActctattatttttccaacaTTGGAAGCTATATGAAAGTGTATGGTTGCTAA